A genomic segment from Streptomyces sp. NBC_00654 encodes:
- a CDS encoding Rieske 2Fe-2S domain-containing protein, with amino-acid sequence MGLSRDYGRAISEGPTPADTAGALALPYPSGWAAVAFSEELRPGVVLTRPLAGQDVVLYRLGTGAVRAVRPYCPHLGAHLGLAKVDGDDLVCPFHFFAFGPDGTCVRTGYDTAPPRSPLAHLPVHEVNGAVFVWRHHDGRQPDWFVPAWHEVGTRPARYAAWELAGNVQEVIENSVDLGHFATLHGWAKAEIGGPVAYDDATFHVSMRAHESAPVLGDFVVEVEVDGYGLGCLHADVYTPRIGLRMCTMVMPTAIAPNRMQFRQRNRIAFGEPAGLPAPLARVVSRTAARLLDRAVFRSSCEFTAADFPIWNHKRYQQPPRLAPGDGPIGPFRRWARRFYPPVAEAEGVPGQASANGSTGPTRRESSPAASSGPDSP; translated from the coding sequence GTGGGACTGTCACGCGACTACGGGCGTGCCATCAGCGAGGGTCCGACACCGGCCGATACCGCGGGGGCGCTCGCCCTGCCCTATCCGAGCGGCTGGGCCGCCGTGGCCTTCTCCGAGGAGCTGCGGCCGGGCGTCGTGCTCACCCGGCCACTGGCGGGACAGGACGTGGTGCTCTACCGGCTCGGCACCGGCGCGGTGCGCGCCGTCCGTCCCTACTGCCCGCATCTCGGCGCACATCTCGGTCTGGCGAAGGTCGACGGTGACGATCTTGTCTGTCCGTTCCATTTCTTCGCGTTCGGCCCCGACGGCACATGTGTCCGGACGGGATACGACACAGCGCCGCCGAGGTCTCCGCTGGCGCACCTGCCGGTGCACGAGGTCAACGGGGCCGTCTTCGTCTGGCGCCATCACGACGGCCGGCAGCCGGACTGGTTCGTCCCGGCCTGGCACGAGGTGGGAACCCGGCCCGCCCGCTACGCAGCCTGGGAACTGGCCGGCAATGTCCAGGAGGTCATCGAGAATTCCGTGGACCTCGGACATTTCGCCACCCTGCACGGCTGGGCCAAGGCCGAGATCGGCGGCCCGGTCGCCTACGACGACGCCACCTTCCATGTGTCCATGCGGGCCCATGAGTCGGCGCCTGTCCTGGGGGACTTCGTCGTCGAGGTGGAGGTGGACGGATACGGGCTCGGCTGTCTGCACGCCGATGTGTACACACCGCGGATCGGGCTGCGGATGTGCACCATGGTCATGCCGACGGCGATCGCACCCAACCGGATGCAGTTCCGTCAGCGCAACCGCATCGCCTTCGGCGAACCGGCCGGGCTGCCGGCCCCGCTCGCCCGGGTGGTGAGCCGCACCGCCGCCCGGCTGCTGGACCGGGCCGTCTTCCGGTCGAGCTGCGAGTTCACCGCGGCCGATTTCCCGATCTGGAATCACAAGCGGTATCAGCAGCCTCCCCGGCTGGCTCCCGGTGACGGGCCGATCGGTCCGTTCCGGCGCTGGGCCCGGCGGTTCTACCCGCCGGTGGCAGAGGCGGAGGGAGTGCCCGGACAGGCTTCGGCGAACGGATCGACGGGGCCGACACGCCGTGAGAGCTCCCCGGCCGCTTCGTCGGGACCGGATTCCCCGTGA
- a CDS encoding NAD(P)/FAD-dependent oxidoreductase, which yields MIIIGAGLGGLSTGCYAQLNGYRTQILEMHEIPGGCCTAWERGDFTLDACVSWLLGSGPGNEMHQIWLELGALQGKEVRHFDVFNIVRAQDGRAVYFYSDPDRLEAHLTELSPADAKQIRQFCGQLRAFRKCLAVYPFLKPVGLMGRIERWRMLASFVPYFNAVRKSIGVLMSDYSARFKDPLLRQAFNFVLYEKHPAFPVLPTHFQLASHANLSAGVPEGGSLGLSESIERRYRRLGGEVTYNTKVEEVLVEGDRAVGVRLTDGRELRADIIVSACDGYTTMMKLLGGRFLNDAYRRLYTKTIHEPGMVFPGYFTLFLGLKRAFPEGDPCTTYLLDDAQAAELTGIRHPSINVQFRSSHYPELSPEKTTVIYATYFCDIAPWRALDEGPEQITRARGGQELHTLPVRHGRGYYAAKRRARVALVKFLEERYPGIEESIAVRDVSSPLTQVRYTGNHDGTVLGWQPFVESGETLEELVKKHGPGLPGLKNFYQSGVWATTGGLIRAAAAGRHVVQFICRDDDRKFTASIDETGPLPTHLVIPVGRTVGVERGTK from the coding sequence ATGATCATCATCGGGGCGGGGCTCGGTGGACTCTCCACCGGCTGCTACGCCCAGCTCAACGGCTACCGGACGCAGATCCTGGAGATGCACGAGATCCCCGGAGGGTGCTGTACCGCCTGGGAACGGGGGGACTTCACCCTGGACGCCTGCGTCAGCTGGCTGCTCGGCAGCGGCCCCGGCAACGAGATGCACCAGATCTGGCTGGAGCTCGGCGCGTTGCAGGGCAAGGAGGTACGCCATTTCGACGTGTTCAACATCGTGCGCGCACAGGACGGCCGGGCGGTGTACTTCTACTCCGACCCGGACCGGCTGGAGGCCCATCTGACCGAACTCTCACCCGCCGACGCGAAACAGATCAGACAGTTCTGCGGCCAACTGCGCGCCTTTCGCAAATGTCTCGCCGTCTACCCCTTCCTCAAGCCGGTCGGGCTGATGGGACGCATCGAACGCTGGCGCATGCTCGCCTCGTTCGTCCCGTACTTCAACGCCGTCCGCAAGTCCATCGGCGTGCTGATGTCCGACTATTCCGCGAGGTTCAAGGACCCGCTGCTGCGCCAGGCGTTCAACTTCGTCCTGTACGAGAAGCACCCGGCGTTTCCCGTTCTGCCGACCCACTTCCAGCTCGCCTCGCACGCCAATCTCTCCGCCGGCGTCCCCGAGGGCGGATCGCTCGGACTGTCGGAGTCGATCGAGCGGCGCTACCGGCGGCTCGGCGGGGAGGTGACGTACAACACCAAGGTCGAGGAGGTGCTCGTCGAGGGGGACCGGGCGGTGGGGGTCCGCCTCACCGACGGGCGCGAGCTGCGTGCCGACATCATCGTGTCGGCCTGCGACGGGTACACCACCATGATGAAGCTGCTGGGCGGCCGCTTCCTCAACGACGCCTACCGCCGGCTCTACACCAAGACCATTCATGAACCCGGCATGGTCTTCCCCGGCTACTTCACCCTGTTCCTCGGGCTCAAGCGGGCCTTCCCGGAGGGCGACCCGTGCACGACGTACCTGCTGGACGACGCCCAGGCGGCCGAGCTGACCGGCATCCGTCACCCGAGCATCAACGTCCAGTTCCGCAGCAGCCATTACCCGGAGCTCTCCCCCGAGAAGACGACCGTCATCTATGCCACGTACTTCTGCGACATCGCTCCCTGGCGCGCACTGGACGAAGGCCCGGAACAGATCACCCGTGCCCGCGGCGGCCAGGAACTCCACACGCTGCCCGTGCGCCACGGACGCGGCTACTACGCGGCCAAACGCCGGGCACGCGTCGCGCTCGTGAAGTTCCTGGAGGAGCGCTACCCCGGCATCGAGGAATCGATCGCCGTACGCGATGTGTCGAGCCCGCTCACCCAGGTCCGCTACACGGGCAACCACGACGGGACGGTCCTCGGCTGGCAGCCGTTCGTGGAGAGCGGGGAGACGCTGGAGGAACTCGTCAAGAAACACGGCCCCGGACTGCCCGGCCTGAAGAACTTCTACCAGTCCGGTGTCTGGGCGACGACGGGCGGCCTGATCCGGGCCGCGGCGGCCGGCCGGCACGTCGTGCAGTTCATCTGCCGTGACGACGACAGGAAATTCACCGCCTCCATCGACGAGACCGGGCCACTGCCGACCCATCTCGTCATTCCGGTCGGGAGGACCGTCGGCGTGGAAAGGGGAACGAAATGA
- a CDS encoding response regulator — MARVITVAVVDDDRMLLDGMRAWLDGVPELRLVATVATAGELLGEPDAAPVRGSAVPVRPGTGYVPPDVVLLDLLLRDGSTSADNIRRLRRGGSRVLVISTVPDHARVIESLRAGADGYLTKDNDLPTLVAAVKDIAAGLGAHSPELAFACAHDNSPARPRLSPRERQILLDYASGMTLKSAARRAGITVHTAKDYLDRVKSKYQRAGRPTYTKIDLARRVHEDRLDGD, encoded by the coding sequence ATGGCCCGGGTGATCACCGTCGCGGTGGTCGACGACGACAGGATGCTCCTCGACGGCATGCGGGCCTGGCTGGACGGGGTGCCGGAGCTGCGGCTGGTGGCGACCGTGGCCACCGCCGGGGAACTGCTCGGCGAGCCGGACGCGGCGCCCGTCCGCGGCTCCGCCGTCCCGGTGCGCCCCGGGACGGGGTACGTCCCTCCCGACGTGGTTCTCCTCGACCTCCTGCTGAGGGACGGCTCCACCTCCGCCGACAACATCCGGCGGCTGCGGCGCGGCGGAAGCAGGGTCCTGGTGATCAGCACCGTCCCGGACCACGCGCGCGTCATCGAGTCGCTCCGGGCCGGCGCCGACGGTTATCTGACCAAGGACAACGATCTGCCGACGCTGGTCGCGGCGGTCAAGGACATCGCCGCGGGCCTGGGCGCCCATTCACCGGAGCTCGCCTTCGCCTGCGCGCACGACAACAGCCCCGCCCGCCCCCGGCTCTCGCCCCGGGAGCGGCAGATCCTGCTCGACTACGCGTCCGGGATGACCCTCAAGTCGGCCGCCAGGCGGGCGGGCATCACGGTCCACACCGCCAAGGACTACCTGGACCGGGTCAAGTCCAAGTACCAGCGGGCGGGCCGTCCCACGTACACGAAGATCGATCTGGCCCGGAGGGTGCACGAGGACCGGCTCGACGGGGACTGA
- a CDS encoding sensor histidine kinase codes for MILATLLYRASHLTVGLLALARSRPGHPMQYAGLAAALGLSVLVYGTALRRGWFDRWHVRADVLVSGCALPFALWAWGGVQDPASMGWAMLLGGSASAAAAVALERFQVPAAIVLLVLTHLIGYRLVGAGPAVLAGHVNSLLFSAAMAWVFWWYLRRQGRLLDEANARALAAEAHKARYAERLEHHRALHDTVLATLTTLAAGGLDANAPQVRERCGREAAYLRRLIQQTADEVHHREIGAALEEAIGSVESLQLRVTARYHDLPQVPPEVAAAFADAAREALNNVRRHAGTGHAYLTAAGESQGGGGAVVTVVDRGPGFDPERYVPGLGLRGSVHRRMAEVGGRATVDTAPGEGVRVELRWPG; via the coding sequence ATGATTCTGGCCACCCTGCTCTACCGGGCGAGCCATCTGACGGTCGGTCTTCTCGCGCTCGCCCGCAGTCGGCCGGGCCACCCCATGCAGTACGCGGGACTCGCCGCGGCGCTGGGGCTGAGCGTGCTGGTCTACGGCACAGCGCTGCGGCGCGGCTGGTTCGACCGGTGGCACGTCCGGGCGGACGTGCTGGTCAGCGGGTGCGCGCTGCCGTTCGCCCTCTGGGCGTGGGGCGGTGTCCAGGATCCCGCCTCGATGGGATGGGCGATGCTGCTCGGCGGTTCGGCGAGTGCCGCGGCTGCCGTCGCCCTCGAACGGTTCCAGGTCCCCGCCGCCATCGTGCTTCTCGTGCTGACCCATCTGATCGGCTACCGGCTGGTGGGCGCCGGCCCCGCGGTCCTCGCCGGACACGTCAACTCGCTGTTGTTCTCCGCCGCGATGGCGTGGGTCTTCTGGTGGTACCTGCGCCGTCAGGGACGTCTCCTCGACGAGGCCAACGCCCGCGCGCTGGCGGCCGAGGCGCACAAGGCGCGCTATGCCGAGCGGCTGGAGCACCACCGGGCGCTGCACGACACCGTCCTCGCCACGCTGACCACCCTCGCGGCCGGCGGTCTCGACGCCAACGCCCCGCAGGTGCGGGAGCGTTGCGGCCGGGAGGCGGCGTATCTGCGCCGGCTGATCCAGCAGACCGCCGACGAGGTCCACCACCGGGAGATCGGTGCCGCGCTGGAGGAGGCGATCGGCTCCGTGGAGAGTCTGCAACTGCGGGTCACCGCGCGGTACCACGACCTGCCGCAGGTGCCGCCCGAGGTCGCCGCCGCGTTCGCGGACGCCGCGCGGGAGGCCCTCAACAACGTTCGCCGGCACGCGGGTACCGGACACGCGTATCTCACCGCTGCCGGGGAGTCCCAGGGCGGAGGGGGCGCCGTCGTCACCGTGGTCGACCGAGGGCCGGGGTTCGACCCCGAGCGGTATGTGCCCGGTCTCGGGCTGCGCGGCTCGGTCCACCGCCGGATGGCGGAGGTGGGCGGCCGCGCCACCGTGGACACCGCCCCCGGCGAAGGGGTACGGGTGGAGCTGCGATGGCCCGGGTGA
- a CDS encoding NADP-dependent oxidoreductase, with the protein MKIKKWVVREHIEGVPDINRVYEKVVEDIDVDLAPDEMLLRTLYVSVDPYLQGIALDTPLGELMGADSIMEVLDAGPRAAHRPGDLVQGFGGWRTHLVSTGVPELWQTGTFPMVFPAYRRLDPAWYDDSLPLLTALSAMGGPGMTAWGTLNKFMTVRPGDTVVISGASGSVGTLAGQLAVLAGARVIGTTSSPRKADRLTALGFDTVIGYRHGDSADSVREALLRAAPDGVDRYLDHLGGAVTDAVFSMLNVDSQVAVCWQWATQVGRDAVGPRLLPYIMFPRTTIRGIFSLEWFTDENWQTLHAELGGSIRRGEVVCDHTLHQGFDNIPAAYGSLYHHRSANLGKVLVEL; encoded by the coding sequence ATGAAGATCAAGAAGTGGGTCGTCCGTGAGCACATCGAGGGTGTGCCCGACATCAACCGCGTCTACGAGAAGGTCGTCGAGGACATCGACGTGGACCTCGCGCCCGACGAGATGCTGCTGCGGACGCTGTACGTCTCGGTGGACCCCTATCTCCAGGGCATCGCCCTGGACACCCCGCTGGGCGAACTCATGGGAGCCGACTCGATCATGGAGGTGCTGGACGCCGGGCCGCGGGCCGCCCACCGGCCCGGCGACCTGGTGCAGGGCTTCGGAGGCTGGCGCACCCACCTGGTCAGCACGGGCGTCCCCGAGCTCTGGCAGACCGGTACGTTCCCGATGGTCTTCCCCGCCTACCGCCGCCTCGACCCCGCCTGGTACGACGACTCCCTGCCGCTGCTGACTGCGCTGAGCGCGATGGGCGGCCCCGGCATGACGGCCTGGGGCACCCTGAACAAATTCATGACGGTCCGCCCCGGCGACACCGTGGTGATCAGCGGCGCGTCCGGCTCCGTGGGCACACTCGCGGGCCAGCTCGCCGTGCTCGCCGGAGCGCGCGTGATCGGTACGACATCGAGCCCGCGGAAGGCCGACCGGCTGACCGCGCTCGGCTTCGACACGGTCATCGGATACCGGCACGGAGACAGCGCCGACAGTGTGCGCGAGGCGCTCCTGAGGGCGGCACCGGACGGTGTCGACCGATACCTCGACCATCTGGGCGGCGCCGTCACCGACGCCGTGTTCTCCATGCTGAACGTCGACAGCCAGGTGGCGGTCTGCTGGCAGTGGGCGACGCAGGTGGGCCGGGACGCGGTGGGACCCCGTCTCCTGCCGTACATCATGTTCCCGCGCACGACGATCCGCGGCATCTTCTCCCTGGAGTGGTTCACCGACGAGAACTGGCAGACGCTCCACGCCGAGCTGGGCGGCAGCATCCGCCGGGGCGAGGTCGTCTGCGACCACACCCTCCACCAGGGCTTCGACAACATTCCGGCCGCCTACGGGAGCCTCTACCACCACCGGTCGGCGAACCTGGGCAAGGTGCTGGTCGAGCTGTGA
- a CDS encoding VOC family protein, translated as MDITLSQCFIAVDDHDKALAFYRDALGLEVRNDVGFEGMRWVTVGAPSQPDVDIVLEPPLANPDASPADKAIMAELLAKGLLRGVIFRTDDCDATFERIRAAGGEVLQEPIDQPYGVRDCAFRDPSGNMLRFSQPRKH; from the coding sequence ATGGACATCACGCTTTCACAGTGCTTCATCGCCGTCGACGACCACGACAAGGCGCTCGCCTTCTACCGGGACGCTCTCGGCCTGGAGGTGCGCAACGACGTCGGATTCGAGGGGATGCGGTGGGTGACCGTCGGCGCGCCGTCGCAGCCCGACGTGGACATCGTCCTCGAACCGCCGCTCGCGAACCCGGACGCCTCGCCCGCCGACAAGGCGATCATGGCGGAACTCCTGGCCAAGGGCCTGCTGCGCGGCGTCATCTTCCGCACCGACGACTGCGACGCCACCTTCGAGCGCATCCGCGCCGCGGGCGGCGAGGTCCTCCAGGAGCCGATCGACCAGCCGTACGGGGTCCGCGACTGCGCCTTCCGCGATCCCTCCGGCAACATGCTGCGCTTCAGCCAGCCTCGCAAACACTGA
- a CDS encoding NIPSNAP family protein — protein MITVHLTYEIDPYKLADFEEYGRRWVRLVDRFGGTHHGYFLPSEGDSDIAYALFSFGSLAEYEKYRIASASDPECQEAFELARTSACIRRYERRFLRPLATGE, from the coding sequence ATGATCACTGTCCACCTCACATACGAGATCGACCCGTACAAACTGGCGGACTTCGAGGAGTACGGCAGGCGGTGGGTGAGGCTCGTCGATCGTTTCGGCGGCACGCACCACGGCTACTTCCTGCCGAGCGAGGGCGACAGCGACATCGCGTACGCCCTCTTCTCCTTCGGCAGTCTCGCCGAGTACGAGAAGTACCGCATCGCCAGCGCGAGCGACCCGGAGTGCCAGGAGGCCTTCGAACTCGCCCGTACCAGTGCCTGCATCAGGCGGTACGAACGCCGGTTCCTCAGGCCGCTGGCGACCGGGGAGTGA
- a CDS encoding helix-turn-helix domain-containing protein has protein sequence MTLEDLVRLRRARDRMDREYAEPLDVPALARTALMSPGHFSRSFRAAFGETPYSYLMTRRIERAKALLRRGDLSVTEVCFAVGCTSLGSFSSRFAELVGESPSAYRARRHDEGAAVPACIARIHTRPVRNGEAKPGPRP, from the coding sequence GTGACGCTGGAGGACCTCGTCCGGCTGCGCCGGGCCCGTGACCGGATGGACCGCGAGTACGCGGAGCCACTCGACGTACCGGCGCTGGCGCGCACCGCCCTCATGTCCCCGGGGCATTTCTCCCGCAGCTTCCGCGCGGCCTTCGGGGAGACCCCGTACAGCTACCTGATGACGCGCAGGATCGAGCGGGCCAAGGCGCTGCTGCGACGGGGCGACCTTTCGGTGACGGAGGTCTGTTTCGCGGTCGGCTGTACCTCACTGGGGTCCTTCAGCTCGCGGTTCGCCGAGCTGGTCGGTGAGAGCCCGAGCGCGTACCGCGCCCGCCGCCACGACGAGGGCGCCGCCGTCCCGGCCTGCATCGCCAGGATCCACACGCGACCGGTCAGGAATGGAGAAGCGAAACCCGGCCCCCGCCCGTAG
- a CDS encoding cytochrome P450 — protein MPAADSTTNTGSDEPLLPLHRLHFDEPGAPRTITLPDGSPAWLVSRYADVRHVLSDSGFGRAELYAPDGPALADGPGLVNSPDLLFNHDGPEHLRLRRTLRRAFTPRAVARWRPWIASIVDQLLDELEGGQPPVDIVAEFTLPLPVAVISRLMGLDDSARSRLRHWSEHAFTDGSHSGDEVDRALAEFTAFGAELLAERRHSPGDDLVSSVVVAAEEEGGIPEAQLVSLVCGLVVGGHDSTMTMLGNSLLYLLGERPESWPRLGADEETAGAAADRLLHLIPLGDDRGSVRRASVAVDVGGVTIPAGAVVVADCGMANRDPEVFPRRADEDDLFTPLEAPSLSFGAGPHYCLGAWLARLELQLALHRLAARFPGLRPAEPVADVSWRLGTTSRSPLRLPVTW, from the coding sequence GTGCCCGCCGCGGACAGCACCACCAACACCGGCTCCGATGAGCCGCTGCTCCCGCTCCACCGTCTGCACTTCGACGAGCCCGGGGCACCCCGGACCATCACGCTGCCCGACGGGTCCCCTGCCTGGCTGGTGAGCCGGTACGCCGATGTGCGGCACGTGCTCAGCGACTCCGGGTTCGGCCGTGCGGAGCTGTACGCTCCGGACGGCCCGGCCCTGGCGGACGGGCCCGGCCTGGTGAACAGCCCGGACCTGTTGTTCAACCATGACGGCCCGGAGCACCTGCGGCTGCGGCGCACCCTGCGCCGCGCGTTCACCCCGCGGGCCGTCGCCCGCTGGCGCCCCTGGATCGCGTCGATCGTGGACCAGCTCCTGGACGAACTGGAGGGCGGGCAGCCACCGGTGGACATCGTCGCCGAGTTCACCCTTCCGCTGCCGGTCGCGGTGATCAGCCGGCTCATGGGGCTCGACGACTCCGCCCGGAGCCGGCTGCGGCACTGGAGCGAGCACGCCTTCACCGACGGCTCCCACTCCGGCGACGAAGTGGACAGGGCACTGGCCGAGTTCACCGCGTTCGGCGCGGAACTGCTCGCCGAGCGGCGGCACAGCCCCGGGGACGACCTGGTCAGCAGTGTGGTCGTGGCCGCGGAGGAAGAGGGCGGGATCCCCGAGGCACAACTGGTCAGCCTGGTCTGCGGGCTGGTGGTGGGAGGCCACGACAGCACGATGACGATGCTCGGCAACTCGCTGCTCTACCTGCTCGGGGAACGGCCGGAGTCCTGGCCCCGCCTCGGCGCCGACGAGGAGACCGCGGGGGCGGCGGCCGACCGGCTGCTCCACCTGATTCCACTGGGCGACGACCGGGGGAGCGTACGCCGTGCGTCCGTCGCGGTCGATGTGGGCGGGGTGACCATTCCGGCCGGGGCGGTGGTCGTCGCCGACTGCGGGATGGCCAACCGGGACCCCGAGGTCTTTCCGCGGCGGGCGGACGAGGACGACCTGTTCACGCCTCTGGAAGCCCCGAGCCTGTCGTTCGGAGCCGGGCCCCACTACTGCCTGGGTGCCTGGCTGGCCCGGCTGGAGCTGCAACTGGCCCTCCACCGGCTGGCCGCCAGATTCCCCGGTCTGCGTCCGGCGGAGCCGGTGGCCGATGTCAGCTGGCGCCTGGGCACCACATCCCGCAGTCCGCTGCGGCTTCCGGTGACCTGGTAG
- a CDS encoding excinuclease ABC subunit UvrA translates to MATRTGTQAPVPHEADRHDLIRVHGTRVNNLKDVSVEIPKRRLTVFTGVSGSGKSSLVFGTIAAESQRLINETYSAFVQGFMPTLARPEVDVLEGLTTAIIVDQQRMGADPRSTVGTATDANAMLRILFSRLGKPHIGPPGAYAFNVPSVQASGAITVERGAKKAVKATFSRTGGMCTRCEGRGTVSDIDLSQLYDDSKSLAEGAFTIPGWKSDSQWTVGLYAQSGFLDPHKPISRFTKKEMRDFLYGEPTKVKVNGINLTYEGLIPKIQKSFLSKDKEAMQPHIRAFVERAVTFATCPECDGTRLSEGARSSRIERISIADACAMQISDLAAWVRGLDEPSVAPLLAALGQTLDSFVEIGLGYLALDRPAGTLSGGEAQRVKMIRHLGSSLTDTTYVFDEPTIGLHPHDIQRMNDLLLRLRDKGNTVLVVEHKPETIAIADHIVDLGPGAGSAGGTVCFEGTVEGLRSAGTVTGRHFDDRSSLKETLRKPTGALEIRGATANNLRGVDVDIPLGVLAVVTGVAGSGKSSLVHGSIPADEGVVFIDQAPIKGSRRSNPATYTGLLDPIRKAFAKANGVKPALFSANSEGACPTCNGAGVVFTDLGMMASVSSTCEECEGKRFQASVLDYHLGGRDISEVLAMSVTEAEEFFGSGEAGTPAAHRVLVRLADVGLGYLSLGQPLTTLSGGERQRLKLATHMGEKGGAYVLDEPTTGLHLADVEQLLGLLDRLVDSGKSVIVIEHHQAVMAHADWIIDLGPGAGHDGGLVVFEGTPADLVAGRSTLTGEHLAAYVGG, encoded by the coding sequence ATGGCCACGAGGACCGGCACGCAGGCGCCTGTGCCGCACGAGGCGGACCGCCACGATCTGATCCGCGTGCACGGCACGAGGGTGAACAACCTCAAGGACGTCAGCGTCGAGATCCCGAAGCGCCGGCTGACGGTGTTCACCGGGGTCTCCGGCTCCGGCAAGAGCTCGCTGGTGTTCGGCACGATCGCCGCCGAGTCGCAGCGGCTGATCAACGAGACCTACAGCGCCTTCGTCCAGGGCTTCATGCCGACACTGGCGCGGCCCGAGGTCGATGTCCTCGAAGGCCTGACGACAGCGATCATCGTCGACCAGCAACGCATGGGCGCCGACCCGCGCTCCACGGTCGGCACCGCCACCGACGCCAACGCGATGCTGCGCATCCTCTTCAGCCGGCTGGGGAAGCCGCACATCGGCCCGCCCGGCGCGTACGCCTTCAACGTTCCCTCCGTCCAGGCGAGCGGCGCCATCACCGTCGAGCGCGGTGCCAAGAAGGCGGTGAAGGCCACCTTCAGCCGCACCGGCGGCATGTGCACCCGCTGCGAAGGCCGCGGGACGGTCTCCGACATCGACCTCAGCCAGCTCTACGACGACTCCAAGTCCCTCGCCGAGGGCGCGTTCACCATCCCCGGCTGGAAGTCGGACAGCCAGTGGACCGTGGGCCTCTACGCCCAGTCGGGCTTCCTCGACCCGCACAAGCCGATCAGCAGGTTCACCAAGAAGGAAATGCGGGACTTCCTCTACGGTGAGCCGACCAAGGTGAAGGTCAACGGGATCAACCTCACCTACGAAGGGCTGATCCCCAAGATCCAGAAGTCGTTCCTGTCCAAGGACAAGGAAGCGATGCAGCCGCACATCCGGGCGTTCGTGGAGCGGGCGGTCACCTTCGCCACCTGTCCCGAATGCGACGGCACCCGCCTCAGCGAGGGCGCCCGGTCCTCCAGGATCGAGCGGATCAGCATCGCCGACGCCTGCGCGATGCAGATCAGCGACCTGGCCGCCTGGGTGCGCGGTCTCGACGAGCCGTCGGTGGCGCCGCTGCTCGCCGCGCTGGGGCAGACCCTGGACTCGTTCGTGGAGATCGGCCTCGGCTATCTCGCGCTCGACCGGCCGGCGGGCACCCTGTCGGGCGGCGAGGCGCAGCGCGTCAAGATGATCCGGCATCTCGGCTCCTCGCTCACCGACACCACGTACGTCTTCGACGAGCCGACCATCGGCCTGCACCCCCATGACATCCAGCGGATGAACGACCTGCTGCTGCGGCTGCGGGACAAGGGCAACACCGTGCTCGTCGTGGAGCACAAGCCGGAGACGATCGCCATCGCCGACCACATCGTCGACCTCGGCCCCGGCGCCGGATCGGCGGGCGGCACCGTCTGTTTCGAGGGCACCGTCGAGGGGCTGCGGTCCGCCGGCACCGTCACCGGCCGCCATTTCGACGACCGGTCCTCGCTGAAGGAGACCCTGCGCAAGCCCACAGGCGCGCTGGAGATCCGCGGCGCGACGGCGAACAATCTCCGCGGCGTCGACGTCGACATCCCGCTCGGGGTGCTCGCCGTCGTCACGGGTGTGGCGGGCTCCGGGAAGAGCTCGCTCGTCCACGGGTCGATCCCCGCCGACGAGGGCGTGGTGTTCATCGACCAGGCGCCGATCAAGGGTTCGCGGCGCAGCAACCCGGCGACCTACACCGGACTGCTCGACCCGATCCGCAAGGCGTTCGCGAAGGCCAATGGCGTGAAGCCCGCGCTGTTCAGCGCCAACTCCGAGGGAGCCTGCCCCACCTGCAACGGCGCCGGTGTCGTCTTCACCGACCTGGGGATGATGGCCAGTGTCTCCAGCACGTGCGAGGAGTGCGAGGGGAAGCGGTTCCAGGCGTCCGTGCTGGACTATCACCTGGGCGGCCGTGACATCAGCGAGGTGCTCGCGATGTCGGTGACCGAGGCCGAGGAGTTCTTCGGATCCGGCGAGGCGGGCACACCGGCCGCGCACCGTGTCCTCGTCCGGCTCGCCGACGTCGGGCTCGGCTACCTCAGCCTCGGCCAGCCGCTCACCACGCTGTCCGGCGGCGAGCGGCAGCGGCTCAAGCTGGCGACCCACATGGGGGAGAAGGGCGGGGCGTACGTCCTGGACGAGCCGACGACCGGCCTCCACCTCGCCGACGTGGAGCAGCTGCTCGGCCTGCTGGACCGGCTCGTCGACTCGGGGAAGTCGGTCATCGTCATCGAGCACCATCAGGCGGTCATGGCGCACGCGGACTGGATCATCGACCTCGGTCCGGGCGCCGGTCACGACGGTGGTCTGGTCGTCTTCGAGGGAACCCCCGCCGACCTCGTCGCCGGCCGTTCCACGCTCACGGGCGAGCACCTCGCGGCGTACGTCGGCGGCTGA